The Primulina eburnea isolate SZY01 chromosome 6, ASM2296580v1, whole genome shotgun sequence genome contains a region encoding:
- the LOC140833916 gene encoding pectinesterase-like has product MGFDLGSKKKKVAVAGLASILLVAAVVAVTVGVSNKDGDSGTAPAASGAPTISASTKAVQAICNPTDYKETCEQSLSGANTTDPKELIKLAFNYAVKNIGEVIQNSTLLKDAAADERTKGALDTCQDLLHTSIDDLQRSFEKFSEFDVSNLNEYVEDVKTWLSASITYQETCIDGFENTTGDTAEKMKKLLKTASELSSNGLAMVTDFSSMLSSLNLESLGSSRRLLGSSQVPSFVNPEARKLLAATPISLKPNAVVAQDGSTPYKTIKAAIDAIPKKNNNTFVILVKAGLYKETVIIPKKVNNVVLIGEGPTKTRITGNKNFADGTQTFHSATLAVNGEGFIAKDIAIENTAGAEKHQAVAVRVSGDKAIFYNVHMDGYQDTLYAHAYRQYYRDCVISGTIDFVFGDALSIFQRTRLVVRKPMNNQACMVTAQGRKDRRGVGAIILQGCDIVADPAFTAAKPALEAYLGRPWKEFSRTIIMQSNIDGFIAPEGWSPWAGTYALDTLYYGEYQNHGAGSNLSQRVKWKGIKKITPQIANSFTGGKVYTDDLWVKGSGVPYVPTLM; this is encoded by the exons ATGGGATTCGATTTGGGAAGCAAGAAGAAGAAGGTAGCCGTCGCGGGTCTCGCCTCCATCCTCTTGGTGGCGGCTGTGGTTGCTGTCACGGTCGGCGTCTCCAATAAAGACGGAGACAGCGGCACTGCACCAGCCGCCAGCGGTGCCCCAACCATCAGCGCCTCCACTAAGGCGGTGCAAGCCATTTGCAACCCCACAGATTACAAGGAAACCTGCGAACAGTCTCTTTCTGGTGCCAACACCACCGACCCAAAGGAGTTGATCAAGTTGGCATTCAACTACGCTGTTAAGAACATCGGAGAAGTCATTCAGAACTCGACTCTTCTGAAAGATGCCGCCGCCGATGAGAGGACCAAGGGGGCCTTAGACACTTGCCAAGACTTGCTCCACACCTCTATCGACGACCTCCAGAGATCGTTCGAGAAATTCAGCGAATTCGATGTCAGCAATTTGAATGAGTACGTTGAGGATGTTAAGACATGGCTTAGTGCCTCTATCACATACCAGGAGACTTGCATTGATGGGTTCGAGAACACCACCGGTGACACCGCGGAGAAGATGAAGAAGCTATTGAAAACCGCGTCCGAGTTATCGAGCAATGGCCTCGCAATGGTGACTGATTTCTCCTCCATGTTGTCCAGTTTGAACTTGGAAAGCTTAGGCAGCAGCCGCCGGCTACTAGGGTCCAGCCAGGTCCCTTCATTCGTGAACCCTGAGGCACGAAAGCTCCTTGCCGCCACTCCCATATCTTTGAAGCCTAACGCAGTTGTGGCACAAGATGGAAGCACACCGTATAAGACCATCAAGGCAGCCATTGATGCTATCCCGAAGAAGAATAACAATACTTTTGTGATTCTTGTGAAGGCTGGTCTATACAAAGAAACTGTCATAATCCCAAAGAAGGTGAACAACGTTGTGTTGATCGGAGAGGGGCCGACTAAGACTAGAATCACCGGCAACAAGAACTTTGCCGATGGCACCCAAACATTCCACTCTGCCACTCTCG CCGTGAACGGAGAAGGTTTCATCGCCAAGGACATCGCAATCgagaacaccgcgggtgctgaaAAGCATCAAGCCGTTGCTGTCCGTGTCTCCGGAGACAAGGCCATCTTCTACAATGTCCACATGGACGGATACCAAGACACCCTCTACGCCCATGCCTACCGCCAGTACTACCGTGACTGCGTCATCTCTGGGACCATCGACTTTGTCTTTGGCGACGCCTTGTCCATCTTCCAGAGAACCCGCCTCGTCGTCCGCAAGCCAATGAACAACCAAGCATGCATGGTCACCGCACAAGGACGCAAGGACCGCCGTGGAGTGGGGGCCATCATTCTCCAAGGTTGTGATATCGTGGCTGATCCAGCTTTCACTGCCGCAAAGCCCGCCTTGGAAGCCTACCTCGGACGTCCATGGAAGGAGTTCTCCAGGACCATCATCATGCAATCCAACATCGATGGTTTCATCGCACCCGAAGGTTGGTCTCCATGGGCCGGAACTTATGCTCTGGATACATTGTACTACGGTGAGTA